In Doryrhamphus excisus isolate RoL2022-K1 chromosome 21, RoL_Dexc_1.0, whole genome shotgun sequence, a single genomic region encodes these proteins:
- the rbm33a gene encoding RNA-binding protein 33 isoform X1, producing MSASEQEYNFDEYDKPGTERSRRRRGEDDDFDSDLEEDLLEEDSPLGKKNLSEDEDEELNDALLQSDDEDLVSGQDVSLNATNSLETSFNQQQNLQNADYSDDVVNLGTEDYEAGDGEQGYPEEGGEEYTEDYSQDDVHGDHVDYTEDVAEDEFQDEVLDIQINEPIDGDFQDNEYQTSYDEGEEQEVAPEEEELGDEEQQAAEGSTAGSQVFETNVVENEGVPEEETKEDSDDEEDEDEGSGRIRFKSERKDSGVVRLADTCTKRRNIPETLELSEKAKKDLIEYEQQERQRRQNRYGGRGRGNFSGFGMHNLRGGNRGRMNDHKFHQRGNMGMQSSRMPLLLLPHQQPLHSQHLHHHHQPSRIRGPPPFQEHGRPHGQQPLQPLIPPHMTHRSPPVQPQMELPSRLMGSPPPGFPQHHNQQQPPAQTLPQLPQLQQQQPPQQPKNIHINPHFRGSAPSSVPVPLMPPAPSQPRPTVGPQRFPGPGDFHQHMPNNFGQSHHMEPFRTHPHQGPQDREPLFMGGPEHADPTRFAGQHMFDHRGPSPLLNTNLHQQQHMPSQGHIGFGPPGPAFSQPGQGPPGLFPREPLRPGLPPPQGHQGMVGLNQPGPPPNQPRPFMSPRQPFGQQGNLFPPPQAQFGLQVHQTGLIHGPPLSQPPHQDPLPSHQPIHQQPHRQELLHHQQPQQLNLNEPPPLMHHGQNLFHQQHSSPRQGSPRLQNLQQRNMPNRQRMNTPVSKPMHPQRNSNLRELPVAPGNTNMNSSRPTGSLATNVRPVAKATQGVRPMQCAQTVPGSGRGRGQVVAKTPLQPGAMGRTVVCKEVPSSTAPQDPDEDEETRQYRMKLEEQKRLREEILKKKELRRQMQAGVRKKELLDRINTQTPTQSLAPLQNPPSQQNQPAAPSIQHPAVPPPQQPQEQRQLPQLQQQRQRTQQSLNQINNQGNPNGMAPMQTPRPNVKARLQMVKGNNQQPQTPTLGPDQQWRQQPRNLQQQQQQRRTSGLQNANKPGTPNQFAHPPLNSIPSLGLGQPQAQGLKPGAKRTVMQRAKLADSEGQQVPQKVRVVKLSGGPGKGPEAVNIPIQHQQQGAWSENPLKQGIQRNITMGGQQASRGGIQQTSQGVMGHLQQNRVVVSGQGRGRGGAHMGRGGPIAARQGQKVTENQRRTVTIEGLSSSTSDVRLQSLLRSIGPIETFRMIPQQRKAIATFSSPQHAASFQMSFHRHMIDLSHIDVKLIDG from the exons ATGTCGGCCAGCGAGCAGG AATATAACTTTGATGAATATGACAAACCTGGAACTGAGCGTTCACGCAGGAGGAGAGGTGAAGATGACGATTTTGACAG TGACTTGGAAGAGGATTTACTGGAGGAAGATTCACCGTTGGGTAAAAAG AACCTTtctgaagatgaagatgaggagCTGAATGATGCTCTTCTTCAAAGTGATGATGAGGATCTTGtgag TGGTCAGGATGTGAGCCTCAATGCCACGAACAGCTTGGAAACATCATTCAACCAGCAACAGAATCTGCAGAATGCAGACTACTCCGATGACGTAGTCAACCTGGGCACAGAGGACTACGAGGCTGGGGATGGGGAGCAGGGCTACCCGGAGGAGGGGGGTGAGGAGTACACAGAGGACTACAGCCAGGATGATGTGCATGGAGATCACGTGGATTACACGGAAGACGTAGCTGAGGATGAGTTCCAGGATGAAGTGCTCGACATCCAAATCAATGAGCCTATAGATGGTGACTTTCAA GACAATGAATACCAAACGTCTTATGATGAAGGGGAAGAGCAGGAAGTGGCcccagaggaggaggagttaGGGGATGAAGAACAGCAAGCGGCGGAAGGCTCTACGGCGGGCTCTCAGGTCTTTGAGACAAATGTG GTTGAAAATGAAGGTGTTCCTGAAGAAGAAACAAAGGAGGACTCggatgatgaggaggatgaagacgaAGGGTCTGGTCGCATCCGTTTCAAGTCAGAGAGAAAGGACAGTGGTGTTGTGCGGCTGGCTGATACATGCACAAAGAGGAGGAATATCCCCGAAACACTAG AGCTTTCCGAGAAGGCCAAAAAAGATCTGATAGAGTATGAGCAACAAGAACGGCAGAGGCGGCAAAATCGGTATGGAGGCCGAGGAAGAGGAAACTTTTCTGGCTTTGGAATGCACAATTTGAGAGGAGGAAATCGAGGAAGAATGAATGACCACAAGTTCCACCAGAGGGGCAACATGGGCATGCAG TCCTCTCGAatgcctctcctcctccttccccaTCAACAGCCATTGCACTCTCAGCAcctgcaccaccaccaccaaccttCCCGCATCAGAGGTCCTCCTCCATTCCAAGAGCACGGACGGCCACACGGACAGCAACCCCTCCAGCCCCTTATCCCACCTCACATGACTCACCGATCGCCACCTGTGCAGCCCCAGATGGAGCTACCCTCACGACTGATGGGCTCCCCGCCACCCGGTTTCCCGCAACATCACAACCAGCAGCAGCCGCCGGCACAGACGCTTCCGCAGCTTCCTCAGCTGCAACAGCAGCAGCCGCCTCAACAACCCAAAAATATCCACATTAACCCCCACTTTAGAGGCTCAGCACCATCCTCTGTTCCAG TGCCCTTGATGCCTCCTGCTCCGAGCCAACCCAGACCTACTGTGGGCCCTCAAAGGTTCCCC GGACCAGGGGACTTCCATCAGCACATGCCAAACAATTTTGGTCAAAGCCATCACATGGAGCCCTTCAGGACCCATCCTCATCAAGGCCCCCAGGACAGAGAGCCCCTCTTTATGGGAG GCCCAGAACATGCTGATCCAACACGCTTTGCAGGGCAGCACATGTTTGATCACCGGGGCCCCAGCCCGCTGTTGAACACCAACCTGCATCAGCAGCAACACATGCCCAGTCAGGGACACATTGGCTTTGGCCCACCAGGGCCTGCCTTCAGCCAGCCAGGTCAGGGCCCGCCAGGACTGTTTCCTAGGGAACCGCTAAGACCGGGTCTCCCCCCTCCCCAAGGTCACCAGGGGATGGTGGGCTTGAATCAACCAGGTCCTCCTCCCAACCAGCCCAGGCCCTTCATGAGCCCTCGTCAGCCGTTCGGTCAGCAGGGAAACCTTTTCCCCCCACCACAGGCCCAGTTTGGGTTGCAGGTACACCAAACG GGTTTGATCCACGGACCCCCGCTCTCTCAGCCTCCCCATCAGGACCCTTTGCCATCTCATCAGCCCATCCACCAACAGCCTCATCGGCAGGAGCTGCTCCATCATCAGCAGCCACAACAGCTAAATCTCAATGAGCCTCCACCCTTGATGCATCATGGACAAAATCTCTTCCATCAACAGCACAGCAGTCCGAGACAAGGGAGCCCCCGCCTTCAAAACCTCCAGCAGCGCAACATGCCCAACAGGCAAAGAATG AACACACCTGTTTCCAAGCCAATGCATCCTCAGCGGAACAGCAACCTACGGGAGCTCCCTGTAGCACCTGgcaacacaaacatgaacaGCTCCCGCCCCACCGGCTCCCTTGCCACCAACGTCAGGCCTGTTGCCAAGGCAACACAGGGGGTGCGTCCCATGCAGTGCGCTCAGACCGTGCCTGGCAGTGGCAGAGGAAGAGGCCAGGTTGTTGCAAAGACTCCCTTACAGCCTGGGGCCATGGGCAGGACTGTGGTTTGCAAAGAAGTCCCAAGCAGCACAGCACCACAG GACccagatgaggatgaggagaccCGGCAGTACCGTATGAAGCTTGAGGAGCAGAAACGCCTCAGGGAGGAGATCCTAAAGAAGAAGGAGTTGAGGCGGCAGATGCAAGCCGGGGTCCGGAAGAAGGAGCTCCTGGATAGGATCAACACCCAAACTCCAACCCAAAGTCTGGCTCCTTTACAGAATCCACCATCCCAACAAAACCAACCAGCAGCACCCTCAATACAGCACCCAGCGGTACCACCACCGCAGCAGCCCCAGGAACAAAGACAGCTACCACAGCTGCAACAGCAGCGACAAAGAACACAGCAATCATTAAATCAGATAAATAATCAAGGCAATCCCAATGGCATGGCTCCTATGCAAACACCTCGCCCCAACGTCAAGGCACGCTTGCAGATGGTAAAGGGAAATAACCAGCAACCACAGACTCCCACCCTTGGTCCAGACCAGCAATGGAGACAGCAACCTCGGAAcctacagcagcagcagcagcagagaagGACGAGTGGATTGCAGAATGCAAACAAACCAGGCACTCCTAACCAGTTTGCTCATCCCCCCCTTAATAGCATACCCTCATTGGGGCTTGGTCAGCCCCAGGCTCAAGGACTTAAACCCGGGGCTAAAAGAACTGTGATGCAGCGAGCCAAGCTTGCTGACAGCGAAGGCCAGCAGGTGCCGCAAAAAGTCAGAGTGGTCAAACTTTCAGGCGGG CCTGGAAAGGGACCGGAGGCCGTGAACATCCCAATACAGCATCAGCAACAAGGTGCCTGGTCAGAAAACCCTCTGAAGCAGGGCATCCAAAGGAATATCACCATGGGCGGACAGCAGGCGAGTCGAGGGGGCATACAGCAGACAAGCCAAGGAGTCATGGGCCACCTGCAGCAGAACAGG GTTGTGGTATCTGGGCAGGGCCGAGGTAGAGGGGGTGCTCACATGGGTCGCGGAGGTCCCATTGCTGCCCGACAAGGCCAAAAGGTCACAGAAAATCAGCGGCGTACTGTTACTATCGAGGGCCTCTCTTCATCCACCAGTGATGTGCGGCTGCAGAGTCTATTGAGATCCATCGGCCCCATAGAG ACGTTCAGAATGATACCTCAGCAAAGGAAAGCAATTGCCACCTTTTCAAGTCCCCAGCACGCAGCAAGCTTTCAAATGAGCTTCCATAG ACACATGATTGATTTGTCCCACATTGACGTGAAGCTGATTGACGGATGA
- the rbm33a gene encoding RNA-binding protein 33 isoform X3 — MSASEQEYNFDEYDKPGTERSRRRRGEDDDFDSDLEEDLLEEDSPLGKKNLSEDEDEELNDALLQSDDEDLVSGQDVSLNATNSLETSFNQQQNLQNADYSDDVVNLGTEDYEAGDGEQGYPEEGGEEYTEDYSQDDVHGDHVDYTEDVAEDEFQDEVLDIQINEPIDGDFQVENEGVPEEETKEDSDDEEDEDEGSGRIRFKSERKDSGVVRLADTCTKRRNIPETLELSEKAKKDLIEYEQQERQRRQNRYGGRGRGNFSGFGMHNLRGGNRGRMNDHKFHQRGNMGMQSSRMPLLLLPHQQPLHSQHLHHHHQPSRIRGPPPFQEHGRPHGQQPLQPLIPPHMTHRSPPVQPQMELPSRLMGSPPPGFPQHHNQQQPPAQTLPQLPQLQQQQPPQQPKNIHINPHFRGSAPSSVPVPLMPPAPSQPRPTVGPQRFPGPGDFHQHMPNNFGQSHHMEPFRTHPHQGPQDREPLFMGGPEHADPTRFAGQHMFDHRGPSPLLNTNLHQQQHMPSQGHIGFGPPGPAFSQPGQGPPGLFPREPLRPGLPPPQGHQGMVGLNQPGPPPNQPRPFMSPRQPFGQQGNLFPPPQAQFGLQVHQTGLIHGPPLSQPPHQDPLPSHQPIHQQPHRQELLHHQQPQQLNLNEPPPLMHHGQNLFHQQHSSPRQGSPRLQNLQQRNMPNRQRMNTPVSKPMHPQRNSNLRELPVAPGNTNMNSSRPTGSLATNVRPVAKATQGVRPMQCAQTVPGSGRGRGQVVAKTPLQPGAMGRTVVCKEVPSSTAPQDPDEDEETRQYRMKLEEQKRLREEILKKKELRRQMQAGVRKKELLDRINTQTPTQSLAPLQNPPSQQNQPAAPSIQHPAVPPPQQPQEQRQLPQLQQQRQRTQQSLNQINNQGNPNGMAPMQTPRPNVKARLQMVKGNNQQPQTPTLGPDQQWRQQPRNLQQQQQQRRTSGLQNANKPGTPNQFAHPPLNSIPSLGLGQPQAQGLKPGAKRTVMQRAKLADSEGQQVPQKVRVVKLSGGPGKGPEAVNIPIQHQQQGAWSENPLKQGIQRNITMGGQQASRGGIQQTSQGVMGHLQQNRVVVSGQGRGRGGAHMGRGGPIAARQGQKVTENQRRTVTIEGLSSSTSDVRLQSLLRSIGPIETFRMIPQQRKAIATFSSPQHAASFQMSFHRHMIDLSHIDVKLIDG, encoded by the exons ATGTCGGCCAGCGAGCAGG AATATAACTTTGATGAATATGACAAACCTGGAACTGAGCGTTCACGCAGGAGGAGAGGTGAAGATGACGATTTTGACAG TGACTTGGAAGAGGATTTACTGGAGGAAGATTCACCGTTGGGTAAAAAG AACCTTtctgaagatgaagatgaggagCTGAATGATGCTCTTCTTCAAAGTGATGATGAGGATCTTGtgag TGGTCAGGATGTGAGCCTCAATGCCACGAACAGCTTGGAAACATCATTCAACCAGCAACAGAATCTGCAGAATGCAGACTACTCCGATGACGTAGTCAACCTGGGCACAGAGGACTACGAGGCTGGGGATGGGGAGCAGGGCTACCCGGAGGAGGGGGGTGAGGAGTACACAGAGGACTACAGCCAGGATGATGTGCATGGAGATCACGTGGATTACACGGAAGACGTAGCTGAGGATGAGTTCCAGGATGAAGTGCTCGACATCCAAATCAATGAGCCTATAGATGGTGACTTTCAA GTTGAAAATGAAGGTGTTCCTGAAGAAGAAACAAAGGAGGACTCggatgatgaggaggatgaagacgaAGGGTCTGGTCGCATCCGTTTCAAGTCAGAGAGAAAGGACAGTGGTGTTGTGCGGCTGGCTGATACATGCACAAAGAGGAGGAATATCCCCGAAACACTAG AGCTTTCCGAGAAGGCCAAAAAAGATCTGATAGAGTATGAGCAACAAGAACGGCAGAGGCGGCAAAATCGGTATGGAGGCCGAGGAAGAGGAAACTTTTCTGGCTTTGGAATGCACAATTTGAGAGGAGGAAATCGAGGAAGAATGAATGACCACAAGTTCCACCAGAGGGGCAACATGGGCATGCAG TCCTCTCGAatgcctctcctcctccttccccaTCAACAGCCATTGCACTCTCAGCAcctgcaccaccaccaccaaccttCCCGCATCAGAGGTCCTCCTCCATTCCAAGAGCACGGACGGCCACACGGACAGCAACCCCTCCAGCCCCTTATCCCACCTCACATGACTCACCGATCGCCACCTGTGCAGCCCCAGATGGAGCTACCCTCACGACTGATGGGCTCCCCGCCACCCGGTTTCCCGCAACATCACAACCAGCAGCAGCCGCCGGCACAGACGCTTCCGCAGCTTCCTCAGCTGCAACAGCAGCAGCCGCCTCAACAACCCAAAAATATCCACATTAACCCCCACTTTAGAGGCTCAGCACCATCCTCTGTTCCAG TGCCCTTGATGCCTCCTGCTCCGAGCCAACCCAGACCTACTGTGGGCCCTCAAAGGTTCCCC GGACCAGGGGACTTCCATCAGCACATGCCAAACAATTTTGGTCAAAGCCATCACATGGAGCCCTTCAGGACCCATCCTCATCAAGGCCCCCAGGACAGAGAGCCCCTCTTTATGGGAG GCCCAGAACATGCTGATCCAACACGCTTTGCAGGGCAGCACATGTTTGATCACCGGGGCCCCAGCCCGCTGTTGAACACCAACCTGCATCAGCAGCAACACATGCCCAGTCAGGGACACATTGGCTTTGGCCCACCAGGGCCTGCCTTCAGCCAGCCAGGTCAGGGCCCGCCAGGACTGTTTCCTAGGGAACCGCTAAGACCGGGTCTCCCCCCTCCCCAAGGTCACCAGGGGATGGTGGGCTTGAATCAACCAGGTCCTCCTCCCAACCAGCCCAGGCCCTTCATGAGCCCTCGTCAGCCGTTCGGTCAGCAGGGAAACCTTTTCCCCCCACCACAGGCCCAGTTTGGGTTGCAGGTACACCAAACG GGTTTGATCCACGGACCCCCGCTCTCTCAGCCTCCCCATCAGGACCCTTTGCCATCTCATCAGCCCATCCACCAACAGCCTCATCGGCAGGAGCTGCTCCATCATCAGCAGCCACAACAGCTAAATCTCAATGAGCCTCCACCCTTGATGCATCATGGACAAAATCTCTTCCATCAACAGCACAGCAGTCCGAGACAAGGGAGCCCCCGCCTTCAAAACCTCCAGCAGCGCAACATGCCCAACAGGCAAAGAATG AACACACCTGTTTCCAAGCCAATGCATCCTCAGCGGAACAGCAACCTACGGGAGCTCCCTGTAGCACCTGgcaacacaaacatgaacaGCTCCCGCCCCACCGGCTCCCTTGCCACCAACGTCAGGCCTGTTGCCAAGGCAACACAGGGGGTGCGTCCCATGCAGTGCGCTCAGACCGTGCCTGGCAGTGGCAGAGGAAGAGGCCAGGTTGTTGCAAAGACTCCCTTACAGCCTGGGGCCATGGGCAGGACTGTGGTTTGCAAAGAAGTCCCAAGCAGCACAGCACCACAG GACccagatgaggatgaggagaccCGGCAGTACCGTATGAAGCTTGAGGAGCAGAAACGCCTCAGGGAGGAGATCCTAAAGAAGAAGGAGTTGAGGCGGCAGATGCAAGCCGGGGTCCGGAAGAAGGAGCTCCTGGATAGGATCAACACCCAAACTCCAACCCAAAGTCTGGCTCCTTTACAGAATCCACCATCCCAACAAAACCAACCAGCAGCACCCTCAATACAGCACCCAGCGGTACCACCACCGCAGCAGCCCCAGGAACAAAGACAGCTACCACAGCTGCAACAGCAGCGACAAAGAACACAGCAATCATTAAATCAGATAAATAATCAAGGCAATCCCAATGGCATGGCTCCTATGCAAACACCTCGCCCCAACGTCAAGGCACGCTTGCAGATGGTAAAGGGAAATAACCAGCAACCACAGACTCCCACCCTTGGTCCAGACCAGCAATGGAGACAGCAACCTCGGAAcctacagcagcagcagcagcagagaagGACGAGTGGATTGCAGAATGCAAACAAACCAGGCACTCCTAACCAGTTTGCTCATCCCCCCCTTAATAGCATACCCTCATTGGGGCTTGGTCAGCCCCAGGCTCAAGGACTTAAACCCGGGGCTAAAAGAACTGTGATGCAGCGAGCCAAGCTTGCTGACAGCGAAGGCCAGCAGGTGCCGCAAAAAGTCAGAGTGGTCAAACTTTCAGGCGGG CCTGGAAAGGGACCGGAGGCCGTGAACATCCCAATACAGCATCAGCAACAAGGTGCCTGGTCAGAAAACCCTCTGAAGCAGGGCATCCAAAGGAATATCACCATGGGCGGACAGCAGGCGAGTCGAGGGGGCATACAGCAGACAAGCCAAGGAGTCATGGGCCACCTGCAGCAGAACAGG GTTGTGGTATCTGGGCAGGGCCGAGGTAGAGGGGGTGCTCACATGGGTCGCGGAGGTCCCATTGCTGCCCGACAAGGCCAAAAGGTCACAGAAAATCAGCGGCGTACTGTTACTATCGAGGGCCTCTCTTCATCCACCAGTGATGTGCGGCTGCAGAGTCTATTGAGATCCATCGGCCCCATAGAG ACGTTCAGAATGATACCTCAGCAAAGGAAAGCAATTGCCACCTTTTCAAGTCCCCAGCACGCAGCAAGCTTTCAAATGAGCTTCCATAG ACACATGATTGATTTGTCCCACATTGACGTGAAGCTGATTGACGGATGA
- the rbm33a gene encoding RNA-binding protein 33 isoform X2, producing the protein MSASEQEYNFDEYDKPGTERSRRRRGEDDDFDSDLEEDLLEEDSPLGKKNLSEDEDEELNDALLQSDDEDLVSGQDVSLNATNSLETSFNQQQNLQNADYSDDVVNLGTEDYEAGDGEQGYPEEGGEEYTEDYSQDDVHGDHVDYTEDVAEDEFQDEVLDIQINEPIDGDFQDNEYQTSYDEGEEQEVAPEEEELGDEEQQAAEGSTAGSQVENEGVPEEETKEDSDDEEDEDEGSGRIRFKSERKDSGVVRLADTCTKRRNIPETLELSEKAKKDLIEYEQQERQRRQNRYGGRGRGNFSGFGMHNLRGGNRGRMNDHKFHQRGNMGMQSSRMPLLLLPHQQPLHSQHLHHHHQPSRIRGPPPFQEHGRPHGQQPLQPLIPPHMTHRSPPVQPQMELPSRLMGSPPPGFPQHHNQQQPPAQTLPQLPQLQQQQPPQQPKNIHINPHFRGSAPSSVPVPLMPPAPSQPRPTVGPQRFPGPGDFHQHMPNNFGQSHHMEPFRTHPHQGPQDREPLFMGGPEHADPTRFAGQHMFDHRGPSPLLNTNLHQQQHMPSQGHIGFGPPGPAFSQPGQGPPGLFPREPLRPGLPPPQGHQGMVGLNQPGPPPNQPRPFMSPRQPFGQQGNLFPPPQAQFGLQVHQTGLIHGPPLSQPPHQDPLPSHQPIHQQPHRQELLHHQQPQQLNLNEPPPLMHHGQNLFHQQHSSPRQGSPRLQNLQQRNMPNRQRMNTPVSKPMHPQRNSNLRELPVAPGNTNMNSSRPTGSLATNVRPVAKATQGVRPMQCAQTVPGSGRGRGQVVAKTPLQPGAMGRTVVCKEVPSSTAPQDPDEDEETRQYRMKLEEQKRLREEILKKKELRRQMQAGVRKKELLDRINTQTPTQSLAPLQNPPSQQNQPAAPSIQHPAVPPPQQPQEQRQLPQLQQQRQRTQQSLNQINNQGNPNGMAPMQTPRPNVKARLQMVKGNNQQPQTPTLGPDQQWRQQPRNLQQQQQQRRTSGLQNANKPGTPNQFAHPPLNSIPSLGLGQPQAQGLKPGAKRTVMQRAKLADSEGQQVPQKVRVVKLSGGPGKGPEAVNIPIQHQQQGAWSENPLKQGIQRNITMGGQQASRGGIQQTSQGVMGHLQQNRVVVSGQGRGRGGAHMGRGGPIAARQGQKVTENQRRTVTIEGLSSSTSDVRLQSLLRSIGPIETFRMIPQQRKAIATFSSPQHAASFQMSFHRHMIDLSHIDVKLIDG; encoded by the exons ATGTCGGCCAGCGAGCAGG AATATAACTTTGATGAATATGACAAACCTGGAACTGAGCGTTCACGCAGGAGGAGAGGTGAAGATGACGATTTTGACAG TGACTTGGAAGAGGATTTACTGGAGGAAGATTCACCGTTGGGTAAAAAG AACCTTtctgaagatgaagatgaggagCTGAATGATGCTCTTCTTCAAAGTGATGATGAGGATCTTGtgag TGGTCAGGATGTGAGCCTCAATGCCACGAACAGCTTGGAAACATCATTCAACCAGCAACAGAATCTGCAGAATGCAGACTACTCCGATGACGTAGTCAACCTGGGCACAGAGGACTACGAGGCTGGGGATGGGGAGCAGGGCTACCCGGAGGAGGGGGGTGAGGAGTACACAGAGGACTACAGCCAGGATGATGTGCATGGAGATCACGTGGATTACACGGAAGACGTAGCTGAGGATGAGTTCCAGGATGAAGTGCTCGACATCCAAATCAATGAGCCTATAGATGGTGACTTTCAA GACAATGAATACCAAACGTCTTATGATGAAGGGGAAGAGCAGGAAGTGGCcccagaggaggaggagttaGGGGATGAAGAACAGCAAGCGGCGGAAGGCTCTACGGCGGGCTCTCAG GTTGAAAATGAAGGTGTTCCTGAAGAAGAAACAAAGGAGGACTCggatgatgaggaggatgaagacgaAGGGTCTGGTCGCATCCGTTTCAAGTCAGAGAGAAAGGACAGTGGTGTTGTGCGGCTGGCTGATACATGCACAAAGAGGAGGAATATCCCCGAAACACTAG AGCTTTCCGAGAAGGCCAAAAAAGATCTGATAGAGTATGAGCAACAAGAACGGCAGAGGCGGCAAAATCGGTATGGAGGCCGAGGAAGAGGAAACTTTTCTGGCTTTGGAATGCACAATTTGAGAGGAGGAAATCGAGGAAGAATGAATGACCACAAGTTCCACCAGAGGGGCAACATGGGCATGCAG TCCTCTCGAatgcctctcctcctccttccccaTCAACAGCCATTGCACTCTCAGCAcctgcaccaccaccaccaaccttCCCGCATCAGAGGTCCTCCTCCATTCCAAGAGCACGGACGGCCACACGGACAGCAACCCCTCCAGCCCCTTATCCCACCTCACATGACTCACCGATCGCCACCTGTGCAGCCCCAGATGGAGCTACCCTCACGACTGATGGGCTCCCCGCCACCCGGTTTCCCGCAACATCACAACCAGCAGCAGCCGCCGGCACAGACGCTTCCGCAGCTTCCTCAGCTGCAACAGCAGCAGCCGCCTCAACAACCCAAAAATATCCACATTAACCCCCACTTTAGAGGCTCAGCACCATCCTCTGTTCCAG TGCCCTTGATGCCTCCTGCTCCGAGCCAACCCAGACCTACTGTGGGCCCTCAAAGGTTCCCC GGACCAGGGGACTTCCATCAGCACATGCCAAACAATTTTGGTCAAAGCCATCACATGGAGCCCTTCAGGACCCATCCTCATCAAGGCCCCCAGGACAGAGAGCCCCTCTTTATGGGAG GCCCAGAACATGCTGATCCAACACGCTTTGCAGGGCAGCACATGTTTGATCACCGGGGCCCCAGCCCGCTGTTGAACACCAACCTGCATCAGCAGCAACACATGCCCAGTCAGGGACACATTGGCTTTGGCCCACCAGGGCCTGCCTTCAGCCAGCCAGGTCAGGGCCCGCCAGGACTGTTTCCTAGGGAACCGCTAAGACCGGGTCTCCCCCCTCCCCAAGGTCACCAGGGGATGGTGGGCTTGAATCAACCAGGTCCTCCTCCCAACCAGCCCAGGCCCTTCATGAGCCCTCGTCAGCCGTTCGGTCAGCAGGGAAACCTTTTCCCCCCACCACAGGCCCAGTTTGGGTTGCAGGTACACCAAACG GGTTTGATCCACGGACCCCCGCTCTCTCAGCCTCCCCATCAGGACCCTTTGCCATCTCATCAGCCCATCCACCAACAGCCTCATCGGCAGGAGCTGCTCCATCATCAGCAGCCACAACAGCTAAATCTCAATGAGCCTCCACCCTTGATGCATCATGGACAAAATCTCTTCCATCAACAGCACAGCAGTCCGAGACAAGGGAGCCCCCGCCTTCAAAACCTCCAGCAGCGCAACATGCCCAACAGGCAAAGAATG AACACACCTGTTTCCAAGCCAATGCATCCTCAGCGGAACAGCAACCTACGGGAGCTCCCTGTAGCACCTGgcaacacaaacatgaacaGCTCCCGCCCCACCGGCTCCCTTGCCACCAACGTCAGGCCTGTTGCCAAGGCAACACAGGGGGTGCGTCCCATGCAGTGCGCTCAGACCGTGCCTGGCAGTGGCAGAGGAAGAGGCCAGGTTGTTGCAAAGACTCCCTTACAGCCTGGGGCCATGGGCAGGACTGTGGTTTGCAAAGAAGTCCCAAGCAGCACAGCACCACAG GACccagatgaggatgaggagaccCGGCAGTACCGTATGAAGCTTGAGGAGCAGAAACGCCTCAGGGAGGAGATCCTAAAGAAGAAGGAGTTGAGGCGGCAGATGCAAGCCGGGGTCCGGAAGAAGGAGCTCCTGGATAGGATCAACACCCAAACTCCAACCCAAAGTCTGGCTCCTTTACAGAATCCACCATCCCAACAAAACCAACCAGCAGCACCCTCAATACAGCACCCAGCGGTACCACCACCGCAGCAGCCCCAGGAACAAAGACAGCTACCACAGCTGCAACAGCAGCGACAAAGAACACAGCAATCATTAAATCAGATAAATAATCAAGGCAATCCCAATGGCATGGCTCCTATGCAAACACCTCGCCCCAACGTCAAGGCACGCTTGCAGATGGTAAAGGGAAATAACCAGCAACCACAGACTCCCACCCTTGGTCCAGACCAGCAATGGAGACAGCAACCTCGGAAcctacagcagcagcagcagcagagaagGACGAGTGGATTGCAGAATGCAAACAAACCAGGCACTCCTAACCAGTTTGCTCATCCCCCCCTTAATAGCATACCCTCATTGGGGCTTGGTCAGCCCCAGGCTCAAGGACTTAAACCCGGGGCTAAAAGAACTGTGATGCAGCGAGCCAAGCTTGCTGACAGCGAAGGCCAGCAGGTGCCGCAAAAAGTCAGAGTGGTCAAACTTTCAGGCGGG CCTGGAAAGGGACCGGAGGCCGTGAACATCCCAATACAGCATCAGCAACAAGGTGCCTGGTCAGAAAACCCTCTGAAGCAGGGCATCCAAAGGAATATCACCATGGGCGGACAGCAGGCGAGTCGAGGGGGCATACAGCAGACAAGCCAAGGAGTCATGGGCCACCTGCAGCAGAACAGG GTTGTGGTATCTGGGCAGGGCCGAGGTAGAGGGGGTGCTCACATGGGTCGCGGAGGTCCCATTGCTGCCCGACAAGGCCAAAAGGTCACAGAAAATCAGCGGCGTACTGTTACTATCGAGGGCCTCTCTTCATCCACCAGTGATGTGCGGCTGCAGAGTCTATTGAGATCCATCGGCCCCATAGAG ACGTTCAGAATGATACCTCAGCAAAGGAAAGCAATTGCCACCTTTTCAAGTCCCCAGCACGCAGCAAGCTTTCAAATGAGCTTCCATAG ACACATGATTGATTTGTCCCACATTGACGTGAAGCTGATTGACGGATGA